Part of the Candidatus Omnitrophota bacterium genome, GACTCGGCCTTCGGTCTCGCTCGAAAAAGAATGTGAAATATTTTCAATGTGCTCATCATAACGTCGGCTTAGGTTTTATCTGCCCCCTCAGCAAAATTTCTTCGCCCTGTTATGGCGACGACGGCAACCGGCCACGTGGGTTGAGCCGTAAATTTTGATAACGTCTCGTTAATACCCAAAGCACTTAAGCGCCATAGTTACCATAAGAACGAGATAACAGAAATAGCACGGATAAAACTAAAGCACCCTTGAGATCAAAATTAGGCGAGGCCCACTGGCCGGTTAGCCCCATCGGCGCCAGGGCAAAGCGAAAAATTTTACGCCCTCTCTATCTCCTTGATAAATTCCAGGCTCTTTAGCCGGCGCTCTATGTGATAATCGAGGAATTTCCGGAGCATCGACTCGAGTTCCTTACCGACCTCCGCGGCGACCTTTACCCTCGCCACCCTCTCAAACGGAGAACTTCTTATATATTCGATGAACCTGGCTGTCCCGGGCAGGAAAGGCTTTGCCTCTTTATCAGAGTCGTAGCAATTCTTGCATATCAGGCCGCCGTGGCGAAAACTGAACCTTGCGTCCGCGATCACTTTCTGTCCGCAGTTAGCGCATATCTCCAGCGTAGGCATCAAACCGAGGATATGGAGCAATTTTATCTCGAAGATCCTCGCAACGCGTTTTGCGCTCGACTCCCCGGACAGCAGCTTCAGGCTGTTCAGTAAAAGGGCGAATACGTCAGGATTCTTGTCCCCTACCGACGTAACGGAATCGAGCAACTCTACTATATAGCCGGCGTAAGAGAGCCTCTCCAATGACTCCCGCACCGGACTAAAAAATTCCAACAGATCGCACTGGGATATGGTAAATATCTCACTGCGCTTACGCTCGTAAAAGACTACCTCGTCGTGAGCGAATATCTCAAAACTGCCGCCTCCGCATTGCGCGCGTGAACCTCTTACTCCGCGCACTATCCCCTTTATCTTTCCGAAATCCCTGGTATAGAATGTAAGTATGAGGCTGGTTTCCCTTAGATCCTGGCTGCGCAGTAGAATGCCTTCGGATTTTTGGATGGACATTGGATTTATCTTAACAACTGAAACACAAGGGTTGTGAGCAGGACTCCCACGATCCCGCCCGCTAAGACTTCCCACACCGTATGTACCGCATCTTTGACCCTGTGGCGCGCTATAAGGAAGGCCATAAGGAACGTCAGGACAAGGACTATGGAGTTATTGGTCAGGAATGTTATGACAGTCCAAATGGAAAAAGCCACTGCTGAATGGCCTGACGGCATTCCGCCCCTTAAAGGCGTACCCCTGTGAAATATCATTTTTCCTATAATGCTGACGCCAAAGACAAGGATGAGGGATATAAAAGTAATATGCCATGGCGATTGTCTTACCTTTGCCATCGCCTCTTCTATGTTGAACGGTATTCTCCTGGAAAAAAGTATATACCCGACAATAACCGCATTGATGGATGTGATCAGGACAACGCCCGCCCCTACATCCTTTATTATCCTCGCCATCGGATGGAATTCGCTCTTTACCATATCCACTATAAGCTCTATAGCAGTATTGACCATCTCGCTTGCCAACACTAGAGTTATGGTAATGCACATGATAAGTATTTCGAGATAAGAGAAATTCAGGAAAGCCCCGAGCAGGATAAGAAATAAAGCGGCCAAAAAGTGGATACGCATATTGCGTTCCGACTTCAACACGTAGATGAACCCCTCTACCGCGGCATTAAAACTTTCGACAAATCTTCTTTCTTCCGGATAAATTTTAATATGCTGGATTCCTTTCTTGACATCCTGGCCTTATCGGACGTCGTCTCATCATCATAGCCGAAGAGATGAAGGACGCCGTGAATCACGTATAGTGTTACTTCTTCCGCAACATCGGTTCCGAAAACAATGGAATTTTCCGCGGCCCTGTCAACCGATATAAATATCTCGCCGAAAAACAAGCGATAACCGAACTCGAGCCTCTCAATCCTGAAACTCAATACGTCTGTCGGCCGGGGCCGGTTCTTATATTTTTTATTCAGCGAACTTATCGCTCTATTGTCCAGGAAAACAATCTCTAACTCAGCCGCTCCGATTTTCTTTATATATCTTAAAACATGCGATACTATTTTTTTTATCGCGGCACAATTTAATTCGTACCGCCTGTTCAGGTTTACTATTTTAACTGTCTTGACTCTCAAATCTTGGCCCTTGGCCCTGCGACGCATTGAGCTCCGTTATTTCACTCTTTCATACGCATTTATTATATCCCGCGCAATTTTTAACCGGCTATTTAACTTCTTCTTCGGTCACCGTCACTTCGCTTCGTATCGTCGCGATAGTCTCCCGTCTCACCGGCGCGCTCTCTTTAACATATCCGCGCGGGGCGTCATTCCCCGTTTCTGACCCGACTCTGGGTTCGATGATCGATTTCTTGCTATCCAGCACAACCTTTCCGTCTTTTCCCTCCAGGAGATCAACGTCCATAGTGATCCAGGGGCGTTTCAGGTTGCTCCTGTCCTTAGCCGGCGGCGGATTGCCTAGCAGATATCCTCTATTCCCGGCATCTACTACTTGATCGACCCTCGGCGTCTCCGTAATATAAGGCTTGCTCATCGCCTCGCATCCGGTAAGAGTTATTGCGACACATGCAATCAGTACTAATAAACTTAAATTCCTCATGCACCCTCCTTATGATAGTTGTAAGTTTTAAGTTATAAGTTGTAAGTAAAAAATTCTTAGTTTACCGCAAACTTACAGCTTACAGCTTACACCTTATAACTTACGGCTTTTTGATTTTTATCCCCAACTCATTCAACTGTTTATCATCAACGGACGACGGCGCGCTCGTCATGGGGCATATAGCTTTCTGCGTCTTCGGGAAAGCTATGACGTCCCTGATAGATTCGCATCCGATAAAGAACGTCATGAGCCTGTCGAGCCCGAACGCTACCCCTCCGTGCGGAGGGGCGCCGTACCTGAAAGCGTCCAGCAAAAAGCCGAACCTTAGCCGTGCCTCTTCATCGCTGATACCGATCGTCTTAAATATAAGCTCCTGCATATTTTTCTGATGTATCCTTATGCTGCCGGAGCCTATCTCAGTGCCGTTTATGACCAGATCGTAAGACCGCGACCTTACCTTGTCCAGTGACTCGCTTTTTTCCAGGAACGACAGATCCTCGGGATGGACGGAAGTAAAAGGATGGTGCTCCGACTCCCACCTCTTCTCCTCTTCGTTATATTTAAATAACGGAAAATCGGTCACCCACAGGAAGTCAAACCTCTTCTCGTCGATGAGCTTAAGCCTTTTACCGAGAAGTTTGCGCAAAGCCGCCATAGAATCATAGGCCACTCTCTCTTTGTCCGCTACTATGAATATCATATCGCCGTCTTCCGCGGCCAATACATCCTTTATTGCGGATAGTTCTTCTTTGGAGAAGAACTTGTCTATCTGCGAACTTAAAGCGCCTTTTTCGACCTTGAAATTAGCGAGCCCTTTGGCGCCGTACTCTTTCACGAACTCTATCAGTTCATCGACCTGGCTGCGCGAATACGCCCCGCAAGTCTTCGCGTTTATCGCGATTATCCTGCCCTTCTTTTCGAGGACGCCCTGGAATATCTTGAATTTGCATCCCTTCACTATATCTGTTATCTCTTTAAGCTCAAGCCCAAACCGGGTATCCGGTTTGTCGCATCCGAATCGTGACATCGACTCGGCGTACTTCAAGCGCGGGAACGGCGTCTTCAGGTCCACGCCTACGGCGCCTTTGAATATCTTCTTCATTAGCCCTTCGGAGAGCTCGAATATATCATCTTCGGTCACAAACGACATCTCGATATCGAATTGGGTAAATTCCGGCTGCCTGTCGGCCCGTAAATCCTCATCCCTGAAACATTTCGCTATCTGGAAATACCTGTCGAACGCGGAGACCATCAATATCTGTTTAAATAATTGCGGCGATTGCGGGAGAGCGTAGAACATGCCCTGGTTAACCCTTGACGGGACCAGATAATCCCTCGCCCCTTCGGGGGTCGACTTTGTGAGGATCGGGGTCTCGACCTCGACGAAATTCCTCTCATCGAAATAGTCCCTGGCAAGCTTGCAGACTTTATGCCTTAAACGCAGGCTTTTCTGCATCGCGTTCCGGCGCAGGTCGAGATACCTGTATTTTAACCTGGCCTCTTCGGTGACCGCAATATTGTCCGTTATCTCGAACGGCGGCGTAGCCGCTGTATTCAGCACCTCCAGGGCGTTTGCCCGCACTTCCACCAGGCCGGTAGATATCTTTTTGTTCTGAGTGCCGTCGGGCCTCTTCTCAACAACACCCTCGACCTTGAATACGAATTCGGGGCGAAGGCCTTCCGCCTGCTTATGGACAACGGCTTCAAGCTGGGGATTGAAGACGACCTGGGTAATACCGTATCCGTCCCTGATATCTATGAAGATGATATTCCCGTGATCCCTCCGGCTGCCGACCCAGCCGCACAACTTCACTGTCTTACCTACATCCTTATCCGTCAGTTCACCGCAAGTATGTGTCCTCAGCATAATCTCTTCCTTATCTCATCAAGGACAGTTCCCCTTTCGACAGAGGACTGCTCTTTGCTGTTCATATCTCTCATTGTCACCTTGCCCTGCTTCAACTCGTCATCACCCATTATCAATACAAAGCGCGCGTTGTTCTTATCAGCCGCTCTCATCTGCGATTTCAATGAAGACTCCTTAGAATCGACGAGCACTATCACATTCATCTTGTCGCGGCCGTTCAGCGCGTCTCTTATCTCTTCCGACAACCTGAGACCCTCTATCTTAGCGTCGCTTCCAAGCGTAGCTACATAAACAACGCTGTTTTTCGAACTTATCTCTTTTTTATTACCCAGCGCCATTATCAGACGCTCCATCCCGATTGCGTACCCGACGGCGGGCGCGTCCGGGCCGCCCA contains:
- the recO gene encoding DNA repair protein RecO, whose translation is MSIQKSEGILLRSQDLRETSLILTFYTRDFGKIKGIVRGVRGSRAQCGGGSFEIFAHDEVVFYERKRSEIFTISQCDLLEFFSPVRESLERLSYAGYIVELLDSVTSVGDKNPDVFALLLNSLKLLSGESSAKRVARIFEIKLLHILGLMPTLEICANCGQKVIADARFSFRHGGLICKNCYDSDKEAKPFLPGTARFIEYIRSSPFERVARVKVAAEVGKELESMLRKFLDYHIERRLKSLEFIKEIERA
- a CDS encoding diacylglycerol kinase → MLKSERNMRIHFLAALFLILLGAFLNFSYLEILIMCITITLVLASEMVNTAIELIVDMVKSEFHPMARIIKDVGAGVVLITSINAVIVGYILFSRRIPFNIEEAMAKVRQSPWHITFISLILVFGVSIIGKMIFHRGTPLRGGMPSGHSAVAFSIWTVITFLTNNSIVLVLTFLMAFLIARHRVKDAVHTVWEVLAGGIVGVLLTTLVFQLLR
- the ybeY gene encoding rRNA maturation RNase YbeY, whose translation is MRVKTVKIVNLNRRYELNCAAIKKIVSHVLRYIKKIGAAELEIVFLDNRAISSLNKKYKNRPRPTDVLSFRIERLEFGYRLFFGEIFISVDRAAENSIVFGTDVAEEVTLYVIHGVLHLFGYDDETTSDKARMSRKESSILKFIRKKEDLSKVLMPR
- the aspS gene encoding aspartate--tRNA ligase codes for the protein MLRTHTCGELTDKDVGKTVKLCGWVGSRRDHGNIIFIDIRDGYGITQVVFNPQLEAVVHKQAEGLRPEFVFKVEGVVEKRPDGTQNKKISTGLVEVRANALEVLNTAATPPFEITDNIAVTEEARLKYRYLDLRRNAMQKSLRLRHKVCKLARDYFDERNFVEVETPILTKSTPEGARDYLVPSRVNQGMFYALPQSPQLFKQILMVSAFDRYFQIAKCFRDEDLRADRQPEFTQFDIEMSFVTEDDIFELSEGLMKKIFKGAVGVDLKTPFPRLKYAESMSRFGCDKPDTRFGLELKEITDIVKGCKFKIFQGVLEKKGRIIAINAKTCGAYSRSQVDELIEFVKEYGAKGLANFKVEKGALSSQIDKFFSKEELSAIKDVLAAEDGDMIFIVADKERVAYDSMAALRKLLGKRLKLIDEKRFDFLWVTDFPLFKYNEEEKRWESEHHPFTSVHPEDLSFLEKSESLDKVRSRSYDLVINGTEIGSGSIRIHQKNMQELIFKTIGISDEEARLRFGFLLDAFRYGAPPHGGVAFGLDRLMTFFIGCESIRDVIAFPKTQKAICPMTSAPSSVDDKQLNELGIKIKKP